ttacggcagaaaagagcttctggatatcaggacagcgaccactcacctcggattagacaaagaatTTTTCTACAACAACCAAgacgcacaggacattctccaaacacacGGCAGGcccgacatccccgttatttgcaagaggaagcgacgcaggtacagaggacaaagagccggatgcctcgtcaggacccgcagaaggcgagtgggaaagctgcaccacatcagtcactggctttatcaataagtgcatcgaggacgtcgtccccacagtgactgtacgtacataccccaaccagaagccatggattacaggcaacattcgcactgagctaaatggtagagctactgctttcaaggagcaggactctaacccggaagcttacaagaaatcctgctatgccctgcgacgaaccatcaaacaggcaaagcgtcaatacagggctaagattgaatcatactacactggctctgacactCATCTTGTGGCAGGGCTTGCTAACTATTACAGCATACAAaagagggaagcacagccacgagctgcccagtgacacgagcctaacagacgagctaaatcacttctatgctcgcttcgaggcaagcaacactgcggcatgcatgagagcatcagctgttccggacgactgtgatcacgctctccgtagccgacgtgagaaaggccgttaaacaggtcaacatacacaaggctgtggGACCAGACGGATGACCAGGacttgtgctccgggcatgtgctgaccaactggcaggtgtcttcactgacattttcaacatgtccctgattgagtctgtaataccaacatgtttcaagcagaccaccatagtccctgtgcccaagaacccaaaggcaacctgcctaaatgaccacagacccgtagcactcacgtccttagccatgaagtgctttgaaaggttggtaatggctcacatcaacaccattatcccagaaaccctagacccactccaatttgcataccacccaaacagatccacagatgatgcaatctgttgcacgccacactgccctttcccacctggacaaaagggacacttatgtgagaatgctattcattgactacagctcagcattcaacaccatagtaccctcaaagctcatcgctaaggatcctgggactaaactcaTCCCTCTGCAACCGGATCCTGGcgttcctgacgggctgcccccaggtggtgagggtaggtagcaacacatctgccatgctgatcctcaacactggagctccccaggggtgcgtgctcagtcccctcctgtactccctgttcacccacgactgcatggccaggcacgactccaacaccatcattaagtttgcagacgacacagtggtaggcctgatcaccgacaacgacgagacagcctataaggaaggaggtcagagacctggccgggttgtgccagaataacaacctatccccaacgtaaccaagactaaggagatgattgtggactacaggaaaaggaggaccgagcacgcccccattctcatcgacagggctgtagtgaagcaggttgagagtttcaagttccttggtgtccacatcaacaaactagaatggtccaaacacaacaagacagtcgtgaagaggccacgacaaagagtattccccctcaggaaagtaaaaagatttggcatgggtcctgagatcctcaaaaggttcaacagctgcaccatcgagagcatcctgaccggttgcgttactgcctggtacggcaattgctcggcctccgaccgcaaggcactacaggagggtagtgcgtacggcccaggcTAAGCTGCCTGTCATaaaggacctctacaccaggcggtgttcagaggaaagccctaaaaattgtcaaagaccccagccatagactgttctctctactaccacatggcaagcagtaccggagtgccaagtctaggacaaaaagtatcctcaacagtttttacccccaagcaataagattcctgaacaggtaatcaaatggctacccggactatttgcattgtgtgccccccccaacacatcttttacgctgctgctactctctgtttatcatatatgcatagtcactttaacaatacacaatacattcatgtatatactacctcaattggcttgaccaaccagtgctcccgcacattggctaaccgcgctatctgcattgtgtcccgccaccctccaatccctcttttacactagtgctactctctgttcatcatatatgcattgtcactttaaccatatctacatactacctcagactgacttacctattgttcaccaaataccttttttgcactattggttagagcctgaaagtaagcatttcactgtaaggtctacacctgttgtattccgtgcacatgacaaataaacttcgaTTTGATTATTTTATCTcttaacttgtccttgtggtaaaaatgttGTGTAAAACAAAGTGCAAAATAAAAGTACGAATCTCCGAGCATCATAAGGTGCAAAAACACGACTTACCCACTTTTCAGAAGCGAATCACATTTGACTTCGTCACCACGTTATAACGGCATTGAACTTGTCACCCTCCCTAGGTGAGGGagtgacctcgacaatttattgttaaaacaagaggctgcctggatctttaatttaaagacccttgctcccttcggtctcaacgtagactttgatctgaagccattcttgtgatttttCTATTCATTGTTAAtatttgtaggcctatgtagccaaattgtatctatgatcgtatgatatccattcatgtttttgtatgttcttatatctgagaattaaccaatAATGTCAGTCCACCCGGCAATGATTACAGACACCTCGGTGTGTCCTTTGACACTTTATAAACTAGTGACCCACAGTGTTTGTCatgataccctgatgaagaccgcTTGTCTGTTGAAACGTTGGTTATTACATTATTGCATCTAGTCTCCTAGAGTGTGCAGCTCTGTTTCTTTTTCAAAAACTGCAAACACAGTAGCGTTCACgctcagtttcctgtgtgtatcaagaatggtccaccatccaaaggacatccagacaacttgacaactgtgggaaacaagagtcaacatgggccagcatccctgtggaacgctttcgacgccttgtagagtccatgccccaacaaattgaggctgttctaagggcaaaagggggtgcaaaacAATATTAGGATTGTGTTCCTAacatttggtatactcagtgtataatgcaGAAATGAGAATGGAGTGCTCTTTCTCAATTCCTTGCATCCTCACCGCCTTCTCAAAACTCATTGGAAAAGAAGGTCAGGGGAGGCTTGGACTTCCTCCTCCAATAAGGTTGAGACGGCGAGGAGATCCGATTCAAGGAATTGAAAGTTACAGCATGGGTAAATACCTGAACAGCGTCTCATCTGCTTCTCCAGGtcatggggtagtagtggtggagtggagggggtgaggggagagCGGTGAGGTGATATGGAGGAGGTGGGTTGAAGTGCTGTGGAAGTGGTGTCACAGCCTTTTCTGCTTCTGGTCCCGCTCAACACTGGTTCTCCTCAGTCTCGCTGCTCTTCCTTTGCTGCTGGGTTTAATATAATGCTTGCTTGTGTGGCCACGTGTACATTGGGGTTTCCTTGGGTGAGAATGGGCTCTTGTAGCGTGCTTAGTTGTGTTGTTGCTATAATGTCATTGTACCGTTGTGTACTTGGTTGTGCAGTATGCCGGACCAGCTCAATCTCCTCCTTGAGTTCCGGTTGTCCCGAGCTTCCTAGTGGCTCTTCTTTGAGAGCAGCACCAGTGATGTCATAGTCAGTGAGTGCTTCCAGGTGTCCCACAGGTGTCCTAAGCATGGGTTCTGTATCTATAGTTCTAAGGGTGTTGGCTGGCTGTTGTTCCGAATCCACCGGCGTGCTGATGGCGATGGGAACAGGCTCCAGTTTCCCCACTAGCTTTCCCCTTTCTAATTCCACTTCTTTTACTGGGCTGACTGAGTTAGGAAGAGGAAATAGAAGCCATTTAAGGGGCACTGGATGTGGGGCCTGGGAAGAACCCACCTGCGCCTCCTGTTCAATCAGTCTGTCTGTCGGGGAGTTTAACAATACGTTGTCATTTGAACACAGtgacagggtggtggtggtggcggcacTGTCTTCAGTGTGTATGCAGTGGGGGTCCCAGACCTCTGAGGATGTCGATGGTTCAAACGCCAATTCAGAGACAAGACATTCATACTCTTGACTCTCTGGAACAAACAAAGAAACATACTGTTGGCCTCGTAACATTCATCTTTTTCATATCAGTGAGAAACAAAGCACTAATATTGCCCTCCAAATGCACTTGATACAGAagcctatacagtgcattcagaaagtattcagactccttgactttttccaaattttgttacgttacagttttATTTCAAGATGAATTACATTTATATTAAAAaagattacatttacataagtatgacgctacaagcttggcacacctgtatttagggagtttctcccattcttctctgcaggtctctcaagctctgacaggttggatggggtgctTTGCAGTACATGTTCAAttgggtttaagtccgggctctggctgtgccactcaaggatattcagagatatgtcccaaagccactcctgctttgtcttgtcGGTGtggttagggtcattgtcctgttggaaggtgaacttttgccccagtctgaagtccttagcgctctggagcagattcatcaaggatctctgtacttagctccattcatctttcccttgaacctggctagtctcccagtctctgccacaaaaaaaaagcatgatgctgccaccacggaagcctcaccgtagggatggtgcaaggatTCCTCCAGACGTACTGCTTGTCATTCAGGAAAAATAattcaatcttggcttcatcagaccagagaatcttgtttctcatggtctcataggtgccttttggcaaactccaagcaggctgtca
The DNA window shown above is from Salvelinus alpinus chromosome 31, SLU_Salpinus.1, whole genome shotgun sequence and carries:
- the LOC139561824 gene encoding uncharacterized protein, producing the protein MPRRDDGEDMHINLKYERLDMDWEVVKVGVFEEGDSIGNSMHKSQEYECLVSELAFEPSTSSEVWDPHCIHTEDSAATTTTLSLCSNDNVLLNSPTDRLIEQEAQVGSSQAPHPVPLKWLLFPLPNSVSPVKEVELERGKLVGKLEPVPIAISTPVDSEQQPANTLRTIDTEPMLRTPVGHLEALTDYDITGAALKEEPLGSSGQPELKEEIELVRHTAQPSTQRYNDIIATTQLSTLQEPILTQGNPNVHVATQASIILNPAAKEEQRD